In Pannonibacter sp. XCT-53, the sequence CGCCGGAGTTTGCCATGATCCAGGACCGTCTGGCCTTTGCCCTTGATCTTGCCGAGCGCGCCGGGGCGCTTGGCCTCGACTATTTCCGCCGTCTCGAGACGCTGACGGTCACGGCCAAGGGGCATCAGGACCTCGTGTCGGAGGCGGACCGGGACGTGGAGACGCTGGTGCGGGACGCGCTGGCCGACCGGTTCCCGCAGGACGGCATCGTGGGCGAGGAACACGGGCGCCTGGCCGGCAGTTCCGGGTTCACCTGGGTCATCGATCCGATCGACGGCACGGCCAATTTCGTCGCCGGCATCCCGCAGTGGTGCGTGGTCATTTCCTGCGTCCACGAGGGCCGGACGGTGATCGGCATCACCTATGATCCGCTGGCGCGCGAGATGTTCCATGCGGTGCGGGGCGGTGGTGCCTTCGTGAACGGGCGTCCGATGCGGGTCTCGTCGAGCGACAGCCTCGGACGCGGATCGGTCGGTGTCGGCTTCAGCGGACGCACCAAGGCCTGCGGCGCAGTGCAGGTGATCGACGCGCTGGTGGACCGGGGCGGCGTCTTCTTCCGCAATGCCTCGGGCGGCCTAATGCTGGCCTATACGGCGTCCGGCCGTCTGATCGCCTACTGCGAGGCGCACATGCACGCCTGGGACTGCCTGGCGGGCCTGCTGATGATCGAGGAGGCCGGCGGTTTTGTCCCGGCTTTCGACGCCGAGGCCGCGCTCACGGCGGGCGTGCGCGTCATCGCCGGCGCGCGGGGCATCGAGGCGGATCTCACCGCGATCTGTGACGCGTCATTCCCGAAGGTTGCCTGAGGCACCCGAACAAGACCGTGGCGTCTGCCGCGGCTGAGCTGGATGACCGGCCTCGACCTCGCCGAAGTCACGCCGGCCCAGCAGAGCGTCGGGCCGGGACCGGTGGGTCGTGGCCTCTATCTTTCAAGGAGTTACCGAGGAGAGACTTCGGCTCTCCGGTCCCGGGTCTCCGCTTCGCTCTCGCCCGTGATGACCAAGAAGGGCCTTGTCGGCACCTGGAGCCGGGGCGTCTGCCCCGGCTTTTTTGTTGGCCCTGCGCAGGCGCCGCGTCAGACGACCAGCGGTTCGTAGTCCTTGAAGCTGTCCGACGGGCGATCATAGAGGCGGCCGGTGTCGGTGAAGTCGGGACGCAGCAGGCGGATGATCTGCGGCGCCACCTCTGCCGGATGCGGCAGGGTCTCCGGGTCTTCGCCCGGCATGGCCTTGGCCCGCAT encodes:
- a CDS encoding inositol monophosphatase family protein yields the protein MIQDRLAFALDLAERAGALGLDYFRRLETLTVTAKGHQDLVSEADRDVETLVRDALADRFPQDGIVGEEHGRLAGSSGFTWVIDPIDGTANFVAGIPQWCVVISCVHEGRTVIGITYDPLAREMFHAVRGGGAFVNGRPMRVSSSDSLGRGSVGVGFSGRTKACGAVQVIDALVDRGGVFFRNASGGLMLAYTASGRLIAYCEAHMHAWDCLAGLLMIEEAGGFVPAFDAEAALTAGVRVIAGARGIEADLTAICDASFPKVA